The Streptomyces spororaveus genome includes a region encoding these proteins:
- a CDS encoding ABC transporter permease — translation MSTQPRPSTPRAPSPQQAPSPQEAPSGRKDGSPRQGPRTQRRRRRGAERRPRFAIAVTALFFLLLYLPVGVVVLFSFNAQKSLTVLDGVSMRWYTALLHDDVLLDSLGMSLRVSLVAMAGSLVLGVALALGLVRSRSRLGSFAGLIMLVPLITPEIVTGVAAMLLFKGLGITLSTTTVMLAEITFSISYVTVILRSRIAALNPEVEEAAMDLGATRGQALRLVTLPALLPSILASAVLIFALVFDDFVLAYFTTGVDPQPLSVRIYSAIRFGVQPTINAVGTLMLAGSIGLIVLALAIPRLFGRRGGLDLLSGK, via the coding sequence ATGAGCACACAGCCGCGTCCGAGCACGCCGCGGGCCCCGAGCCCGCAGCAGGCCCCGAGCCCGCAGGAGGCCCCGAGCGGGCGGAAGGACGGGAGCCCCCGGCAGGGGCCGCGCACGCAGCGGCGCCGCCGGCGCGGGGCCGAGCGCCGCCCCCGCTTCGCCATCGCGGTCACCGCCCTCTTCTTCCTGCTCCTCTACCTCCCCGTCGGCGTCGTCGTCCTGTTCTCCTTCAACGCCCAGAAGTCCCTCACCGTCCTCGACGGCGTCAGCATGCGCTGGTACACGGCCCTCCTCCACGACGACGTACTCCTCGACTCGCTCGGCATGAGCCTGCGGGTGTCCCTCGTCGCCATGGCCGGCTCGCTCGTCCTCGGCGTGGCCCTGGCCCTGGGCCTCGTACGCAGCCGCAGCCGCCTCGGCTCCTTCGCCGGCCTGATCATGCTCGTCCCGCTGATCACCCCGGAGATCGTCACGGGCGTCGCGGCGATGCTCCTCTTCAAGGGCCTCGGCATCACCCTCTCCACCACCACCGTGATGCTCGCCGAGATCACCTTCTCCATCTCCTACGTGACGGTCATCCTCCGCTCCCGCATCGCCGCCCTGAACCCGGAGGTCGAAGAGGCCGCCATGGACCTCGGCGCCACCCGCGGGCAGGCACTGCGCCTGGTGACCCTCCCCGCGCTGCTGCCCAGCATCCTCGCGTCCGCGGTGCTGATCTTCGCCCTCGTCTTCGACGACTTCGTCCTCGCCTACTTCACCACCGGCGTGGACCCGCAACCCCTGTCCGTGCGCATCTACTCGGCGATCCGGTTCGGCGTGCAGCCCACCATCAACGCCGTCGGCACCCTGATGCTGGCCGGCTCCATCGGCCTCATCGTCCTCGCACTCGCCATCCCGCGCCTGTTCGGGCGCCGAGGCGGCCTCGACCTGCTCTCCGGGAAGTGA
- a CDS encoding ABC transporter permease → MATRSDRTGTAVRTPRDPAAPKAPPGDRTGPGAPPRTRTRTRTRQPRLWTWLLLPGTLWMTGFLVASLLLVATLALGTTDPLGNPRFGLNFANLTALADPAYSTVLLRSLGYALITCLISLAIAYPVAYAIALRGGRFKNLLIAAIVVPFFANYLVRMYGWSVVLSDDGPLLRALRAIGLADDSTKILQTGVGVIAGLVYGFVVFMIIPLYAAMERMDTSLIEAGRDLYGGPLRTFLFVTVPATRQGAAAGCVLVFLPAMGDFVSAQLMGGPDQIMIGNLIQDKFFQGQNWPLGSALTMLLMAVLFLGMLGYLRRTRKDEAEAAR, encoded by the coding sequence ATGGCGACACGCAGCGACCGCACCGGGACCGCGGTCCGGACGCCCCGGGACCCGGCCGCGCCGAAGGCACCACCCGGGGACCGGACCGGGCCCGGAGCCCCTCCGCGCACCCGCACCCGCACCCGGACGAGGCAGCCACGCCTGTGGACCTGGCTCCTGCTCCCCGGCACCCTCTGGATGACCGGCTTCCTCGTCGCCTCCCTCCTCCTCGTGGCCACCCTGGCGCTCGGCACCACCGACCCCCTCGGCAACCCGCGCTTCGGACTCAACTTCGCCAACCTCACCGCACTGGCCGACCCCGCCTACAGCACCGTCCTGCTGCGCTCCCTCGGCTACGCGCTGATCACCTGCCTCATCAGCCTCGCCATCGCCTACCCGGTCGCCTACGCCATCGCCCTGCGCGGCGGCCGCTTCAAGAACCTGCTGATCGCCGCGATCGTCGTCCCGTTCTTCGCGAACTACCTGGTCAGGATGTACGGCTGGTCCGTCGTCCTCTCCGACGACGGCCCGCTGCTGCGGGCCCTGCGCGCGATCGGCCTCGCCGACGACAGCACCAAGATCCTCCAGACCGGCGTGGGAGTGATCGCCGGACTCGTCTACGGCTTCGTCGTCTTCATGATCATCCCGCTGTACGCGGCGATGGAGCGCATGGACACCTCGCTCATCGAGGCCGGCCGCGACCTCTACGGCGGCCCCCTGCGCACCTTCCTCTTCGTCACCGTCCCCGCCACCCGGCAGGGAGCGGCCGCCGGCTGCGTCCTCGTCTTCCTGCCCGCCATGGGCGACTTCGTCAGCGCCCAGCTCATGGGAGGCCCCGACCAGATCATGATCGGCAACCTGATCCAGGACAAGTTCTTCCAGGGGCAGAACTGGCCCCTCGGCTCGGCCCTCACCATGCTGCTGATGGCGGTCCTGTTCCTCGGGATGCTCGGCTATCTGCGACGCACCCGCAAGGACGAGGCGGAGGCCGCCCGATGA
- a CDS encoding polyamine ABC transporter substrate-binding protein, translating to MSPEALLPTRRSFLRAGTAAALALTASGCGFATADDPADRATAQAPIDVKVDGDLVYFNWADFVDPTVFEGFQKEYGVKVVQSNYDSMEGMAAKLNAGNRYDIIFPTAKWAERLATGGRLRTIDHSKLRGAEAVFGGYGYFADPWYDRRSAHTVPFTMYKTGIGWRRDRLGDLTGSWEDLWNEKARGKVFVLDDRDEVLGLGALKLGLDLTTGDQGDLARVTDTLRSLRPRLRGFSSDSYNNLLNGNADMTQAWSGDMAAMLAQAEDPSVFGFEVAREGAPVNSDCYAIPANAQHPGTAMLFIDYMLRPENVKKNIEYIGYPMPVRGTEDTYAALVEPFPQCLVTADDLAADLFFRNGDAGTERARDAAWTDVKAG from the coding sequence ATGTCCCCCGAGGCACTCCTTCCGACCAGACGCTCGTTCCTCCGCGCCGGCACCGCCGCGGCCCTCGCCCTCACCGCCTCCGGCTGCGGATTCGCCACCGCCGACGACCCGGCGGACCGGGCGACCGCGCAAGCACCCATCGACGTCAAGGTCGACGGCGACCTCGTCTACTTCAACTGGGCGGACTTCGTCGACCCCACCGTCTTCGAAGGCTTCCAGAAGGAGTACGGCGTCAAGGTCGTCCAGTCGAACTACGACTCCATGGAGGGCATGGCCGCCAAACTCAACGCCGGCAACCGCTACGACATCATCTTCCCCACCGCGAAATGGGCCGAGCGCCTCGCCACCGGCGGCAGGCTGCGTACGATCGACCACTCCAAGCTGCGGGGCGCCGAGGCCGTGTTCGGCGGCTACGGCTACTTCGCCGACCCCTGGTACGACCGCCGCTCCGCGCACACCGTCCCGTTCACCATGTACAAGACGGGCATCGGCTGGCGCCGGGACCGGCTCGGCGACCTGACCGGCTCCTGGGAAGACCTGTGGAACGAGAAGGCCAGGGGCAAGGTCTTCGTCCTCGACGACCGTGACGAGGTGCTCGGCCTGGGCGCGCTCAAGCTCGGCCTGGACCTGACCACCGGCGACCAAGGCGACCTCGCCCGCGTCACCGACACCCTGCGCTCGCTCCGCCCCCGCCTGCGCGGCTTCTCCAGCGACAGCTACAACAACCTCCTCAACGGCAACGCCGACATGACCCAGGCGTGGAGCGGCGACATGGCCGCCATGCTCGCCCAGGCCGAGGACCCGTCCGTATTCGGCTTCGAGGTCGCCCGCGAGGGCGCCCCCGTCAACTCCGACTGCTACGCGATACCCGCCAACGCGCAGCACCCCGGCACCGCGATGCTCTTCATCGACTACATGCTCCGCCCGGAGAACGTGAAGAAGAACATCGAGTACATCGGCTACCCGATGCCGGTCCGTGGCACGGAGGACACCTACGCCGCACTCGTCGAGCCGTTCCCCCAGTGCCTGGTGACCGCCGACGACCTGGCGGCCGACCTCTTCTTCCGCAACGGCGACGCGGGCACCGAACGGGCCCGCGACGCCGCCTGGACCGACGTGAAGGCCGGCTGA
- a CDS encoding aromatic ring-hydroxylating oxygenase subunit alpha, producing MDRSDAALRSERTGPPGPAAAPKAPAPGPLTPEPPARGPDREPAAPDVPGPALPARYYTDPETAAAETRHVFARSWQLVCHESDLPNPGARLAATVADREVLVVRTEDGGLAAHLNVCRHRGTRLVTAPEPDGKAIRCPYHGWTYRLDGSLVGAPEARQIPCLDKPKLGLFPARVESFLGFVFVNLDPGAEPLAKSCAGLAEAVGHYAGADLVPIGRARIHDLAAAEVQQANWKVAVDNYLEGYHVPVAHPGLMRLLDYQGYTCEIEESYALFASPLRDKPSSNWAERLYQRIAAPMPGLGEADRRIWRYAVIYPNTLIDFYPDHVLAWTAIPTAVDRVAVPGAFYTRRGTSLRTRLARRLNIHIGWITNDEDAELVARVQKGLSTPGFEPGPLSRRESAVGWFAGRIRADLDTP from the coding sequence GTGGATCGGTCCGACGCCGCCCTTCGGTCCGAGCGGACCGGGCCGCCGGGCCCCGCCGCAGCCCCCAAGGCCCCGGCTCCCGGGCCGCTCACCCCCGAGCCCCCCGCTCGCGGGCCCGACCGCGAGCCTGCCGCCCCCGACGTGCCCGGGCCCGCCCTCCCCGCCCGCTACTACACCGACCCCGAGACCGCCGCCGCGGAGACCCGGCACGTCTTCGCCCGGTCCTGGCAGCTCGTGTGCCACGAGTCCGACCTGCCGAACCCGGGCGCGCGGCTCGCAGCCACCGTCGCCGACCGCGAGGTCCTCGTGGTCCGCACCGAGGACGGCGGCCTCGCCGCCCACCTCAACGTCTGCCGCCACCGCGGGACCCGCCTGGTCACCGCCCCGGAACCCGACGGCAAGGCGATCCGCTGCCCGTACCACGGCTGGACGTACCGCCTCGACGGGAGCCTGGTCGGCGCCCCGGAGGCCCGCCAGATCCCCTGCCTCGACAAACCGAAGCTCGGCCTCTTCCCGGCCCGGGTCGAGTCGTTCCTCGGCTTCGTCTTCGTCAACCTCGACCCCGGCGCCGAACCGCTGGCCAAGAGCTGCGCGGGCCTCGCCGAGGCGGTCGGCCACTACGCCGGAGCCGACCTGGTGCCCATCGGCCGCGCCCGGATCCACGACCTGGCCGCCGCCGAGGTGCAGCAGGCCAACTGGAAGGTGGCGGTCGACAACTACCTGGAGGGCTACCACGTCCCCGTCGCCCACCCCGGTCTGATGCGGCTGCTCGACTACCAGGGCTACACCTGCGAGATCGAGGAGTCCTACGCGCTCTTCGCCTCCCCGCTGCGCGACAAGCCGTCCTCGAACTGGGCCGAGCGCCTCTACCAGCGCATCGCCGCCCCCATGCCGGGCCTCGGCGAGGCCGACCGCCGGATCTGGCGGTACGCGGTCATCTACCCGAACACCCTGATCGACTTCTACCCCGACCACGTACTGGCCTGGACCGCGATCCCCACGGCCGTGGACCGCGTGGCCGTCCCCGGCGCGTTCTACACCCGCCGCGGCACCAGCCTGCGCACCCGCCTCGCGCGGCGCCTGAACATCCACATCGGCTGGATCACCAACGACGAGGACGCCGAACTGGTCGCCCGCGTGCAGAAGGGGCTCTCCACCCCCGGCTTCGAGCCCGGACCGCTGTCGCGGCGCGAGTCGGCGGTCGGCTGGTTCGCCGGCCGCATCCGAGCGGACCTCGACACCCCCTAG
- a CDS encoding NADH-ubiquinone oxidoreductase-F iron-sulfur binding region domain-containing protein, translating to MTTIRLPTARPPGSVLGAAPHLAESADAYRAAGGYGDATGPQDLLAHLDASGLRGRGGAAFPAAVKLRSVRHSGGSPVVVANGEEGEPGSAKDRWLLRARPHLVLDGLARAAAVTGAVRGFVYLSDPVAAESVRRALAEHPPPLPVAVVETGHTYVAGEETAVVRRIDGGPALPTAKPPRPFERGVGGAPTLVSNVETLARIALTATHPDLRRAIARHTLVTLSGGPAAPVLTEVPYGITLRTLAARYGNPDPAGALMGGLFGGLVDAPALDLPLDPGALTAAGTALGCGAIRFLAPGSCPVTTAADAAAHLAAESARQCGVCVSGTAAVGKALYGLAAGTAGPDTADSLLRWSRGLTGRGACGLLDAAAGIAGSLLRSFPERVRSHLAAPCPACADAVPAHGRRRLTVAVPEVSSPPTAAPVPALKGTP from the coding sequence ATGACCACGATCCGACTCCCGACGGCGCGGCCGCCAGGCAGCGTCCTCGGGGCGGCCCCGCACCTCGCCGAAAGCGCCGACGCCTACCGCGCCGCGGGCGGCTACGGTGACGCCACCGGCCCGCAGGACCTGCTCGCCCATCTCGACGCCTCCGGGCTGCGCGGCCGCGGCGGGGCCGCCTTCCCGGCCGCCGTCAAACTGCGCTCCGTGCGCCACTCCGGCGGCTCCCCCGTCGTCGTGGCCAACGGCGAGGAGGGCGAACCGGGCTCGGCCAAGGACCGCTGGCTGCTGCGGGCCCGGCCGCACCTGGTCCTCGACGGCCTCGCCCGTGCCGCCGCCGTCACCGGAGCCGTGCGCGGCTTCGTCTACCTCTCGGACCCGGTCGCGGCCGAGAGCGTGCGCCGGGCCCTCGCCGAGCACCCGCCGCCCCTGCCCGTCGCGGTCGTCGAGACCGGCCACACCTACGTCGCCGGTGAGGAGACGGCGGTCGTCCGCCGGATCGACGGCGGCCCGGCGCTGCCCACCGCCAAGCCGCCCCGCCCGTTCGAGCGGGGCGTGGGCGGCGCGCCGACCCTGGTGTCCAACGTCGAGACGCTCGCCCGGATCGCGCTCACCGCCACCCACCCCGACCTGCGGCGCGCCATCGCCCGCCACACTCTGGTGACGCTGTCCGGCGGCCCGGCCGCGCCCGTGCTCACCGAGGTCCCGTACGGCATCACGCTGCGCACCCTCGCGGCGCGGTACGGGAACCCCGACCCGGCCGGCGCGCTGATGGGCGGGCTGTTCGGCGGCCTCGTCGACGCCCCTGCCCTGGATCTCCCCCTCGACCCCGGCGCGCTCACCGCCGCCGGCACCGCCCTGGGGTGCGGGGCCATCCGCTTCCTCGCCCCCGGCAGCTGCCCCGTGACCACTGCCGCCGATGCGGCCGCGCATCTCGCGGCCGAGAGCGCCCGGCAGTGCGGGGTCTGCGTGTCCGGCACCGCGGCCGTCGGCAAGGCCCTGTACGGCCTCGCCGCCGGCACCGCCGGCCCGGACACCGCGGACAGCCTGCTCCGCTGGTCGCGGGGCCTGACCGGGCGCGGCGCCTGCGGACTCCTCGACGCCGCCGCGGGGATCGCGGGCAGCCTGCTGCGCTCCTTCCCCGAACGGGTCCGCTCCCATCTCGCCGCGCCGTGCCCGGCCTGCGCGGACGCCGTGCCCGCGCACGGCCGGCGCCGCCTCACCGTGGCCGTGCCGGAGGTCTCCTCCCCGCCCACCGCCGCCCCCGTGCCCGCGCTGAAAGGAACGCCATGA
- a CDS encoding ferredoxin, translating into MKLLLDSTRCQGYGLCQEPAPDLVELDEWGYANIIAVVVPPGTEDAARACVESCPNSALRVEG; encoded by the coding sequence ATGAAACTCCTGCTCGACTCCACCCGCTGCCAGGGCTACGGCCTGTGCCAGGAACCGGCACCCGACCTGGTCGAACTCGACGAATGGGGCTACGCGAACATCATCGCCGTCGTCGTCCCGCCCGGCACCGAGGACGCCGCCCGCGCCTGCGTCGAAAGCTGCCCCAACTCCGCCCTGCGCGTGGAGGGCTGA
- a CDS encoding acetate--CoA ligase family protein, translating to MGRDLTALFDPRSVAVVGASDDPAKYGHAVAAQALRAPDRRPVHLVNRRGGTVLGRTAATSLSAVGEPVDLVVVSVPGAGFEAAVDEALACGAKAIVAITAGFAEAGPAGLARQRAVADRVRAAGAVLVGPNCLGIADNTTELYLASDRFAPGGVALLSQSGNLALELQLRGEPHGLGYSRFVSLGNQADVTLVDLVQDCARHEATSAIAVYAEDFGDGRAFAAAAAAAGKPVVLLTAGRGTASARSAQSHTGALTTSADVVAAACRDAGVELVRTPREMTVVLAALGAGVRTRGRRTAVFTDGGGHGAVAADAAEDAGLDVPELGGPTQDALLTVLWEQSSVGNPVDLAGMGEQRPLSYADTVGALLASDEVDAVLMTGYFGGYAASEGGLGGSPAGGSVLAEGEARAAKEIVSHLVSAPKPLVVQSMYPRSPSCRTLAEAGVPVFAATEDAARALAAMTGREAADRSAGVPPLPSAATPLADPGYHGVRALLGAAGVPFPAAREITDEAGLLAAAAEFEGPYVLKALHVLHKSDAGGVALRLADRDALLAAYREMHARLGAPAYSVEAMADLTDGIELIVGVNQDPRFGPVALVGLGGVLTETLRDVAFALAPVPAARAEALLRGLRSAALLDGVRGRPAVDVAAAAAVIERITTVAAAHPEIAELEVNPLLVRPDGALALDARAVLRRPLHPTTCALED from the coding sequence ATGGGACGCGACCTGACCGCCCTCTTCGACCCCCGCTCGGTCGCCGTCGTCGGCGCCAGCGACGACCCGGCGAAGTACGGCCACGCGGTGGCCGCCCAGGCCCTGCGCGCCCCCGACCGGCGGCCCGTCCACCTGGTCAACCGGCGCGGCGGCACCGTACTCGGCCGCACCGCGGCCACCTCCCTGTCCGCCGTCGGAGAACCCGTCGACCTGGTGGTGGTCTCCGTACCCGGCGCCGGCTTCGAGGCCGCCGTCGACGAGGCCCTGGCCTGCGGGGCCAAGGCGATCGTCGCCATCACCGCGGGCTTCGCCGAGGCCGGCCCCGCGGGCCTGGCCCGGCAGCGGGCGGTCGCCGACCGGGTGCGGGCCGCCGGAGCCGTCCTCGTGGGCCCCAACTGCCTGGGCATCGCCGACAACACCACCGAGCTGTACCTCGCCTCGGACCGCTTCGCCCCCGGCGGTGTCGCCCTGCTCAGCCAGAGCGGCAACCTCGCCCTCGAACTCCAGCTCCGCGGCGAGCCGCACGGCCTCGGCTACTCCCGCTTCGTCTCCCTCGGCAACCAGGCCGACGTCACCCTCGTCGACCTCGTCCAGGACTGCGCCCGCCACGAGGCCACCTCGGCCATCGCCGTGTACGCCGAGGACTTCGGCGACGGCCGGGCCTTCGCGGCGGCCGCCGCCGCGGCGGGCAAGCCGGTGGTGCTGCTCACGGCCGGCCGGGGCACCGCCTCCGCCCGCAGCGCCCAGTCGCACACCGGGGCCCTGACCACCTCGGCCGACGTGGTGGCCGCCGCCTGCCGCGACGCGGGGGTCGAACTCGTGCGCACGCCGAGGGAGATGACCGTCGTCCTGGCGGCACTGGGCGCCGGGGTGCGTACGCGGGGCAGGCGGACCGCGGTCTTCACCGACGGCGGCGGCCACGGCGCGGTCGCCGCCGACGCGGCCGAGGACGCCGGGCTCGACGTACCGGAACTCGGCGGGCCGACGCAGGACGCGCTGCTGACCGTGCTGTGGGAGCAGTCGTCGGTCGGCAACCCCGTGGACCTGGCGGGAATGGGTGAACAGCGGCCCCTGTCCTACGCGGACACGGTCGGGGCACTGCTGGCCTCCGACGAGGTCGACGCCGTGTTGATGACCGGGTACTTCGGTGGTTACGCCGCCTCCGAGGGCGGACTCGGCGGCAGCCCGGCGGGCGGTTCCGTCCTCGCGGAGGGCGAGGCCCGGGCGGCCAAGGAGATCGTCTCCCACCTCGTGTCGGCGCCGAAGCCGCTGGTCGTGCAGTCGATGTACCCGCGGTCGCCGAGCTGCCGGACGCTGGCCGAGGCCGGGGTGCCGGTGTTCGCCGCCACCGAGGACGCCGCCCGCGCGCTGGCGGCGATGACCGGACGGGAGGCGGCGGACCGCAGCGCCGGCGTGCCCCCGCTGCCGTCCGCCGCCACGCCGCTGGCGGATCCGGGCTACCACGGGGTGCGGGCGCTGCTCGGCGCCGCCGGGGTGCCCTTCCCGGCGGCGCGCGAGATCACGGACGAGGCCGGACTGCTCGCCGCGGCCGCGGAGTTCGAGGGTCCGTACGTCCTCAAGGCCCTGCACGTCCTGCACAAGTCCGACGCCGGCGGGGTGGCCCTGCGCCTCGCCGACCGGGACGCGCTCCTCGCGGCGTACCGGGAGATGCACGCCCGCCTGGGCGCACCCGCCTACTCGGTCGAGGCGATGGCCGATCTCACGGACGGCATCGAGCTGATCGTGGGCGTGAACCAGGATCCGCGGTTCGGGCCGGTCGCCCTGGTCGGCCTCGGCGGCGTCCTCACCGAGACGCTCCGCGACGTCGCCTTCGCGCTCGCGCCCGTACCGGCCGCGCGGGCCGAGGCCCTGCTGCGCGGTCTGCGCAGCGCCGCGCTGCTGGACGGCGTACGCGGCCGGCCGGCCGTCGACGTGGCCGCGGCCGCGGCCGTCATCGAACGGATCACCACCGTCGCCGCGGCGCATCCGGAGATCGCCGAACTGGAGGTCAATCCCCTGCTGGTGCGCCCGGACGGCGCCCTGGCCCTGGACGCGCGGGCCGTCCTGCGCCGACCGCTCCACCCCACCACCTGTGCTCTGGAGGACTGA
- a CDS encoding acyl-CoA dehydrogenase family protein: protein MDFRYTPEQADLKARAASYARLLMRYEDRSEEAGGPLPVETVRELTRAAMDAGVYAINMPAAWGGAGLSLLDQVIVEEEFGKVTNCLWDIPWRPANVLAHGTGAQREKYLLPVIRGERFDAFAVTEPGAGSDPGSGTSTATRTDGGWLLNGEKWFVTCGDIADFLLVQADAGPERAATLFFVDKQAPGVEMTRVPRFMHSAVNGHPEFTFTEVFVPDADVLGGVGNGYELTKEWFTDERLMIAARTVGAAERALELARDWAVERRQFGSPIADFQLIQGMLADCAVDIAVNRAYTHQVAWEADRPETDRKTLHAKASTAKLAASEAAGRVIDRCVQIFGGRGYDRTYPVERMYRELRVDRIWEGTSEIQRLIIANELIKRGTRALALPACAPTPAPSSAS from the coding sequence ATGGACTTCCGCTACACGCCCGAACAGGCCGATCTCAAGGCCCGCGCCGCCTCCTACGCCCGGCTGCTGATGCGGTACGAGGACCGGTCGGAGGAGGCGGGCGGCCCGCTGCCCGTCGAGACCGTCCGTGAACTGACCCGCGCCGCCATGGACGCGGGCGTCTACGCCATCAACATGCCCGCCGCATGGGGCGGCGCCGGCCTGTCCCTGCTGGACCAGGTCATCGTCGAGGAGGAGTTCGGCAAGGTCACCAACTGCCTGTGGGACATCCCCTGGCGGCCCGCGAACGTCCTCGCCCACGGGACCGGGGCGCAGCGCGAGAAGTACCTGTTGCCGGTGATCCGCGGCGAGCGGTTCGACGCGTTCGCGGTGACCGAGCCCGGTGCGGGCTCCGACCCGGGCTCGGGCACGAGCACCGCGACCCGAACCGACGGCGGCTGGCTGCTGAACGGCGAGAAGTGGTTCGTGACCTGCGGCGACATCGCGGACTTCCTGCTGGTGCAGGCCGACGCGGGGCCGGAGCGCGCCGCGACGCTGTTCTTCGTGGACAAGCAGGCGCCCGGGGTCGAGATGACACGGGTCCCCCGCTTCATGCACTCCGCGGTGAACGGCCACCCCGAGTTCACGTTCACCGAGGTCTTCGTCCCCGACGCGGACGTGCTCGGGGGTGTCGGCAACGGCTACGAGCTGACCAAGGAGTGGTTCACCGACGAGCGGCTGATGATCGCCGCCCGGACCGTCGGCGCCGCCGAACGGGCCCTGGAACTCGCCCGGGACTGGGCGGTGGAGCGCCGCCAGTTCGGCTCCCCCATCGCCGACTTCCAGCTGATCCAGGGCATGCTCGCCGACTGCGCCGTCGACATCGCCGTCAACCGGGCCTACACCCACCAGGTGGCCTGGGAGGCGGACCGGCCGGAGACCGACCGCAAGACGCTGCACGCGAAGGCCTCGACGGCGAAGCTCGCGGCGAGCGAGGCCGCGGGGCGGGTCATCGACCGGTGCGTGCAGATCTTCGGCGGGCGCGGCTACGACCGTACGTACCCCGTCGAGCGCATGTACCGCGAACTGCGCGTCGACCGGATCTGGGAGGGCACCTCCGAGATCCAGCGCCTGATCATCGCCAACGAACTGATCAAGCGCGGCACCCGGGCCCTCGCCCTCCCCGCCTGCGCCCCCACCCCCGCCCCCTCCTCCGCTTCCTGA
- a CDS encoding acyl-CoA dehydrogenase family protein — protein MDFRLTARQEELRGAARSLTDFIMKYELDCEENNGLPPRAHTEIRDAVLDSGLQAVNMPKEWGGAGLTILEQVTVQAELGRLTGALWDMVWRPANALSFCTPEQRERYLVPVIRGQRRDCYAVTEPEAGSDPQNLRTTATRTDGGWVLNGEKWFVTVGDHADFMIVLAAAGEERAPTLFLVDKDTTGIEMTRVPRWMHTFVYEHPEFTFTEVFVPDDAVLGEVGQGYDITRSWFTEERLMIAARTIGAAERALELARDWAVERRQFGSRIADFQLIQGMLADSAVDIAVNRAYTHQVAWEVDEGVLDRKTLHAKAAIAKLAASEASGRVIDRCLQIFGGRGYDRSYPVERLYRELRVDRIWEGTSEIQRLIIAGELVKRGTGVLRMPSAE, from the coding sequence ATGGACTTCCGCCTCACCGCCCGCCAGGAAGAGCTCCGGGGCGCGGCGCGCTCGCTCACCGACTTCATCATGAAGTACGAGCTCGACTGCGAGGAGAACAACGGGCTGCCCCCGCGGGCCCACACCGAGATCCGCGACGCCGTCCTGGACAGCGGGCTGCAGGCCGTCAACATGCCGAAGGAGTGGGGCGGCGCGGGCCTGACCATCCTGGAGCAGGTCACGGTCCAGGCGGAGCTCGGCCGGCTCACCGGGGCCCTGTGGGACATGGTGTGGCGTCCGGCCAACGCCCTGTCCTTCTGCACGCCCGAGCAGCGCGAGCGCTACCTCGTCCCCGTGATCCGCGGGCAGCGCCGGGACTGCTACGCGGTGACCGAGCCCGAGGCGGGGTCCGACCCGCAGAACCTGCGGACCACGGCGACGCGGACCGACGGCGGCTGGGTCCTCAACGGCGAGAAGTGGTTCGTGACCGTCGGCGACCACGCCGACTTCATGATCGTGCTGGCCGCCGCCGGGGAGGAGCGCGCACCGACCCTCTTCCTGGTCGACAAGGACACGACGGGCATCGAGATGACCCGGGTGCCGCGCTGGATGCACACCTTCGTCTACGAGCACCCCGAGTTCACCTTCACCGAGGTGTTCGTCCCCGACGACGCGGTCCTCGGCGAGGTGGGCCAGGGCTACGACATCACGCGCTCCTGGTTCACCGAGGAACGGCTGATGATCGCCGCCCGGACGATCGGGGCGGCGGAGCGGGCCCTGGAACTCGCCCGGGACTGGGCGGTGGAGCGGCGCCAGTTCGGCTCGCGCATCGCCGACTTCCAGCTGATCCAGGGCATGCTCGCCGACAGCGCCGTGGACATCGCCGTCAACCGGGCCTACACGCACCAGGTGGCCTGGGAGGTCGACGAGGGCGTCCTCGACCGCAAGACGCTGCACGCGAAGGCGGCCATCGCGAAGCTGGCGGCGAGCGAGGCGTCGGGGCGGGTGATCGACCGGTGCCTGCAGATCTTCGGCGGGCGCGGCTACGACCGCTCCTACCCGGTCGAGCGCCTCTACCGTGAGCTGCGCGTCGACCGGATCTGGGAGGGCACCTCCGAGATCCAGCGCCTGATCATCGCGGGCGAACTGGTCAAGCGCGGTACGGGTGTTCTGCGGATGCCGTCCGCCGAGTGA